Proteins found in one Geomonas subterranea genomic segment:
- the xerD gene encoding site-specific tyrosine recombinase XerD — MDRYLDLFLNYLVVEKGAAANTVAAYSRDLTRYLAYLGEREPGQVKASDVSGYLARLKGEGISPRSRARALSALRMLHRFLVREGYCEVNPTSIVEAPKGLQKLPSVLSSREVEALLSSPLDTGAIELRDKAMLELLYATGLRVSELVGLKTGDVNIDAGYLMTIGKGDKERLVPMGEGACRAVGEYLEQARQELLKQKCSPLLFLSRLGEGMTRQAFWNIIKKRALQAGVRSGISPHTLRHSFATHLLENGADLRSVQIMLGHADLSTTQIYTHVTRERLKRLHEKAHPRG, encoded by the coding sequence GTGGACCGCTACCTCGACCTGTTTCTGAACTACCTCGTGGTGGAGAAGGGAGCTGCCGCCAACACGGTGGCGGCCTACAGCAGGGATCTGACCCGCTACCTCGCCTACCTCGGCGAGCGGGAACCCGGGCAGGTGAAGGCAAGCGACGTCTCCGGGTATCTCGCCAGGCTCAAAGGGGAGGGGATCTCGCCGCGAAGCCGCGCCCGGGCGCTTTCCGCGCTCAGGATGCTGCACCGCTTCCTGGTGCGCGAGGGGTACTGCGAGGTGAACCCGACCTCGATCGTGGAGGCGCCCAAGGGGCTTCAGAAACTTCCCAGCGTGCTCAGCTCGCGCGAGGTGGAGGCGCTTTTATCCTCGCCGCTGGACACCGGCGCCATCGAGCTGCGCGACAAGGCGATGCTGGAACTTCTCTACGCCACCGGGTTGCGCGTTTCCGAGCTGGTGGGGCTGAAGACCGGGGACGTCAACATCGACGCCGGGTACCTGATGACCATCGGCAAGGGGGACAAGGAGCGGCTGGTACCGATGGGGGAGGGGGCCTGCCGCGCGGTGGGGGAGTACCTGGAGCAGGCGCGCCAGGAGCTGTTGAAGCAGAAGTGTTCGCCGCTGCTCTTTCTGAGCCGGCTCGGCGAGGGGATGACCCGGCAGGCCTTTTGGAACATCATCAAGAAGAGGGCGCTGCAGGCGGGCGTTCGAAGCGGCATCTCGCCGCACACCCTGCGCCACTCTTTCGCCACGCACCTGCTGGAGAACGGAGCGGATTTGAGGAGCGTGCAGATCATGCTCGGGCACGCCGATCTCTCCACGACGCAGATCTACACCCACGTGACCAGGGAGCGGCTGAAAAGGCTGCACGAGAAGGCGCACCCGAGGGGATAA
- the glnD gene encoding [protein-PII] uridylyltransferase: MRLNINAYLSEAMKGDGKSFEEKRGAYLAAAREFLEHFREESKRSHREGEDGISVVQSITAMTDALVTRLFTALSDDLKMHKSGQLALIAVGGYGRRELNPYSDLDLLFLYSGKDSKVVEEAANRLLYFLWDLRLDVGYSVRTIADCIDMAANDITVKTALLDARLLTGSEHLFGELKKVMVTQVLAKRSDSFINEKLEELRKRREKYGSSVYILEPNIKEGEGCLRDLHTAMWVAKIKYKVDEPRELVIKGVLSEEELGMYYSSLSYLWRIRNELHYLAGRKNDQLTFEAQTTIARFFGYEDKGKTLAVEQFMQDFYLHANRVEHFSSLLITKCSQREDSARKILGYFTRRPVGDGFYVMKGELVVPDETVIAKDPVRLIKIFEHAQKQGVALSLATKTLIRNNLELVNDKFRRSKEANASFINILQSEKKVYATLQQMHHLGFLIRFIPEFERIYCKVQHDVYHIYTVDTHTLFAVEEIAKLWRGEHKDTLPLLTQLAMEIDKRWLLLLAVLFHDIGKGGGGGHAEVGAELTKTIARRMGLIKEDSERLQFLVRQHLLLAHIAQRRDLHDERMIIQFARQMEKSENLKMLYLLTYADIKAVGPEVWTEWKALLLQELYEKAFQVLERGDFKLEASGDRVRRVKRTVFDLLVDDYPGQLIKDELQALTTRHLLSYTPEVLSGHVRTLLEMPKKLLVLQMSHEVDRGYTNCTICTYDIPGLFSMITGVMAANGMNILGAQIHTNTNEKVLDILQVNSPQGFVITEESRWARLEADLRQVLEGKVRVGQLVAKRHRPSILTEKAKPTVPARVEIDNEVSSDYTVIDIYAHDKVGLLYSITSTLTRLGLYIGVSKISTKVDQVADVFYVKNIFGQKISEPGKLEEIRKELLAAVDG; encoded by the coding sequence ATGCGCCTCAACATAAACGCATACCTGTCGGAGGCGATGAAGGGGGACGGCAAGAGCTTCGAGGAGAAGCGCGGCGCCTACCTCGCCGCGGCGCGGGAATTCCTGGAGCATTTTCGCGAGGAGTCCAAGCGCTCGCACCGTGAAGGGGAGGACGGCATCTCCGTGGTGCAGTCCATCACCGCGATGACCGACGCCCTCGTCACGCGCCTTTTCACGGCGCTTTCCGACGACCTGAAGATGCACAAGTCCGGGCAGCTCGCCCTCATCGCGGTGGGGGGGTACGGGCGGCGCGAGTTGAACCCGTATTCCGACCTGGACCTGCTGTTTCTGTATAGCGGTAAGGACTCCAAGGTGGTGGAGGAGGCGGCGAACCGCCTGCTCTATTTCCTGTGGGACCTGCGCCTTGACGTCGGCTACTCGGTACGCACCATCGCAGATTGCATCGATATGGCGGCCAACGACATCACCGTCAAGACGGCCCTTCTGGATGCGCGCCTTTTGACCGGGAGCGAACACCTCTTCGGCGAGCTGAAGAAGGTGATGGTGACCCAGGTGCTCGCCAAGCGAAGTGACTCCTTCATCAACGAGAAGCTCGAGGAATTGAGGAAGCGGCGCGAGAAGTACGGTTCCAGCGTCTACATCCTGGAACCCAACATCAAGGAAGGCGAGGGGTGCCTGAGGGACCTGCACACCGCGATGTGGGTCGCCAAGATCAAGTACAAGGTGGACGAGCCGCGCGAACTCGTGATCAAGGGGGTGCTCTCCGAGGAGGAGCTGGGGATGTACTACAGCTCGCTTTCCTACCTCTGGCGCATCAGGAACGAACTGCACTACCTGGCCGGAAGGAAGAACGACCAGCTCACCTTCGAGGCCCAGACCACCATCGCACGCTTCTTCGGCTACGAGGACAAGGGGAAGACCCTCGCCGTCGAGCAGTTCATGCAGGATTTCTACCTTCACGCCAATCGCGTCGAGCATTTCAGCTCGCTTCTCATCACCAAGTGCAGCCAGCGCGAGGACTCCGCCCGCAAGATCCTTGGGTACTTCACCCGCCGCCCGGTGGGGGACGGCTTCTACGTCATGAAGGGAGAACTGGTGGTCCCGGACGAGACCGTGATCGCCAAGGACCCGGTGCGGCTCATCAAGATCTTCGAGCACGCCCAGAAGCAGGGGGTGGCGCTCAGCCTCGCCACGAAGACCCTGATCCGCAACAATCTGGAGCTGGTGAACGACAAGTTCCGCCGCTCCAAGGAAGCCAACGCCAGCTTCATCAACATCCTCCAGTCCGAGAAAAAGGTTTACGCCACCCTGCAGCAGATGCACCACCTCGGTTTTCTGATCCGCTTCATCCCGGAGTTCGAGCGGATCTACTGCAAGGTGCAGCACGACGTCTACCATATCTACACGGTCGACACCCACACACTGTTCGCGGTGGAAGAGATCGCGAAACTCTGGCGCGGCGAGCACAAGGATACCTTGCCGCTTCTGACCCAGCTCGCCATGGAGATCGACAAACGCTGGCTTTTGCTCCTCGCCGTTCTGTTTCACGACATCGGCAAGGGGGGAGGGGGCGGACACGCGGAGGTGGGCGCCGAGCTGACCAAGACCATCGCGCGCCGCATGGGGCTCATCAAGGAAGATTCCGAACGGCTGCAGTTCCTGGTTCGGCAGCACCTCCTCCTGGCCCACATAGCCCAGCGCCGCGACCTGCACGACGAGCGGATGATCATCCAGTTCGCGCGCCAGATGGAGAAGAGCGAGAACCTGAAGATGCTCTACCTTCTGACCTACGCCGACATCAAGGCGGTGGGGCCGGAGGTCTGGACCGAGTGGAAGGCACTTTTGCTGCAGGAGCTTTACGAGAAGGCCTTCCAGGTGCTGGAACGCGGCGACTTCAAGCTGGAGGCGTCCGGGGACCGGGTGCGCCGCGTCAAGAGGACCGTCTTCGACCTGTTGGTGGATGACTACCCGGGGCAGCTCATCAAGGACGAGTTGCAGGCGCTCACCACCAGGCACCTGCTCTCCTACACCCCCGAGGTCCTCTCCGGGCATGTGCGCACGCTGCTCGAGATGCCCAAGAAATTGTTGGTGCTGCAGATGTCCCACGAGGTGGACAGGGGGTACACCAACTGCACCATCTGCACCTACGACATACCGGGGCTCTTCTCCATGATCACCGGGGTTATGGCGGCCAACGGCATGAACATCCTCGGCGCCCAGATCCACACCAACACCAACGAGAAGGTGCTGGACATCCTGCAGGTGAACTCGCCGCAGGGGTTCGTGATCACCGAGGAGAGCCGCTGGGCGCGGCTGGAGGCCGATCTGAGGCAGGTGCTGGAAGGCAAGGTCCGTGTCGGGCAGCTGGTGGCGAAGAGGCACCGTCCCAGCATCCTCACCGAGAAGGCGAAACCGACCGTGCCGGCGCGGGTGGAGATCGACAACGAGGTCTCTTCCGATTACACGGTCATCGACATCTACGCCCACGACAAGGTGGGGCTTTTGTACAGCATCACCAGCACGCTGACGAGACTCGGGCTCTACATCGGCGTGTCCAAGATCTCGACCAAGGTCGACCAGGTCGCCGACGTGTTCTATGTGAAGAACATCTTCGGGCAGAAGATCTCGGAGCCGGGGAAGCTCGAGGAGATCCGCAAGGAACTCCTCGCCGCCGTGGACGGGTAG
- the pgsA gene encoding CDP-diacylglycerol--glycerol-3-phosphate 3-phosphatidyltransferase — protein sequence MPSTQAQIMNLPNILTMVRIAAIPLLCVLLLSPEREPGFWAAALFAAASVTDWLDGYLARRMGIVTVFGKFLDPIADKLIVMAALIMILPFDRVPAWMVLVILGREMIITGLRGIASTEGIVIPASNLGKFKTIFQLVAIIGLLLHYDYHWFFGIDHPLLVVNMHNVGMFYLWIATIITIWSGVDYLNKFVRVIAK from the coding sequence ATGCCCTCCACCCAAGCCCAGATCATGAACCTCCCGAACATCCTGACCATGGTGCGCATTGCGGCCATTCCGCTTTTGTGCGTCCTTTTGCTCTCGCCAGAGCGCGAACCGGGCTTTTGGGCCGCGGCCCTTTTCGCCGCCGCTTCCGTGACCGACTGGCTGGACGGCTACCTGGCCAGGAGGATGGGGATCGTCACCGTGTTCGGCAAGTTCCTGGACCCGATCGCCGACAAGCTGATCGTCATGGCCGCCCTGATCATGATCCTCCCCTTCGACCGGGTACCAGCCTGGATGGTGCTGGTGATACTCGGGCGCGAGATGATCATCACCGGCCTGCGCGGCATCGCCTCCACCGAGGGGATCGTCATCCCGGCCAGCAACCTGGGCAAGTTCAAGACCATCTTCCAGCTTGTGGCGATCATCGGACTGTTATTGCATTACGACTACCACTGGTTCTTCGGCATCGACCATCCCCTTCTGGTAGTGAACATGCACAACGTCGGCATGTTCTATCTCTGGATCGCGACAATCATAACCATCTGGAGCGGCGTCGACTACCTGAACAAATTTGTCAGAGTGATAGCCAAATAA
- a CDS encoding Ig domain-containing protein, with protein MKNLVLVPALLFCLVFDLPAFATCPEGSNWTSSWTDSYGQTTYSITAPCVVYLGVPFTVTANVHDVYYANTAVGWNWAITDDGATLLSNQDPLGITTDASGNWQRSVQQTYSGVATNHNLSFSFTDFGKGLGFMRTAGSSVGGLVVDPYLITLTSSFTLSAAAQSATTIPATVYNPGGAPLSYRWLEGGAVVQDYQPVAGTGTVNIPLNLAALPPLSIGTHTYTVEVTDGTQTGSKTTDVAVTLSPPTISGSPAGAVTAGTPYSFVPTARYASSFSIGNKPAWAMFNTSTGALTGTPTSSDAGTYSSITITAINSAGSASLAPFSVIVSPAGGGQGTPVHVMEGWWLLPALLAGVGIFSRRKGK; from the coding sequence ATGAAGAATCTGGTTCTTGTTCCGGCCCTGCTCTTTTGCCTCGTGTTCGATCTTCCCGCCTTCGCAACCTGTCCGGAAGGTTCCAACTGGACCTCATCGTGGACCGACAGCTACGGGCAGACCACATACTCAATTACGGCGCCTTGTGTGGTTTACCTCGGGGTTCCATTCACCGTAACCGCCAATGTGCATGACGTGTACTATGCCAACACGGCGGTGGGGTGGAACTGGGCCATCACGGACGACGGCGCGACCCTTCTCTCCAACCAGGACCCCCTGGGCATAACCACCGACGCGAGCGGGAACTGGCAGCGATCGGTACAGCAGACCTACAGCGGCGTCGCAACCAACCATAACCTTTCTTTCTCCTTCACCGACTTCGGAAAAGGGCTCGGGTTCATGAGGACTGCAGGCTCATCGGTCGGCGGCCTGGTCGTCGACCCGTATTTAATTACCCTTACTTCCTCGTTCACCCTGTCAGCCGCCGCGCAAAGCGCTACCACGATCCCCGCAACCGTCTACAACCCCGGCGGTGCCCCGTTGAGCTACAGGTGGCTCGAAGGTGGCGCGGTGGTCCAGGATTACCAGCCGGTGGCAGGGACAGGGACGGTGAACATCCCGCTCAACCTGGCCGCTTTGCCGCCGCTTTCCATCGGCACACACACCTACACCGTCGAGGTCACCGACGGGACGCAGACCGGCTCAAAAACGACCGATGTCGCGGTGACCCTGTCACCCCCGACCATCTCGGGCTCCCCGGCCGGGGCGGTTACCGCCGGCACTCCCTACAGCTTCGTGCCGACAGCCAGGTACGCCTCCAGCTTCAGCATCGGCAACAAGCCGGCATGGGCCATGTTCAACACCTCGACGGGTGCCCTCACCGGCACGCCCACTAGTTCCGACGCCGGCACCTATTCAAGCATCACGATTACCGCCATCAACAGCGCCGGCTCCGCGTCTCTCGCCCCTTTTTCCGTCATCGTCTCCCCCGCGGGAGGCGGTCAGGGGACGCCTGTTCATGTGATGGAGGGGTGGTGGTTGCTTCCCGCACTCCTTGCCGGGGTCGGGATCTTCTCGCGTAGAAAGGGAAAGTGA
- a CDS encoding VTT domain-containing protein — protein sequence MAVSNQAPVATGATVGNVGGCTGCNLCVKECDFLQRTGNPKELAGGGAEYDPFECTLCGLCTAVCRLGVDPAAFFLERRRDLRAAKGADDPRHAPLIAYERRGTSRAYTFYGLPEHCSVVLFPGCALPGSRPDMVWNVYEELKRTVPALGIVLDCCLKPSHSLGRREEFGASFREITDYLLEKGIRKVLVACPNCQRIFSEYGGPLQVETVYEAFAGTPGALPANRSTTVVIHDPCVSREMKAMQDAVRELAGRRGLHVEEMKHARQRTRCCGRGGGVNFVRPKALEEAAASRAAEAAGRPIVTYCAACAETYRGTTATMHVLDLWLAPERAMAGKAKVSRAPFTYLNRLALKRRFRNSGHFVIMRERGGKEVTADATKRIKAGTILILIATAALLFRLAGGSQACNPEALKQMLQGHEILGPVVFILLYGITPVLFLPGLPMAIAAGLLFGPLWGVVYAITGATLGATASFLVARYLARDWVVAKLSGEMWQNLDQKVGEQGWKIVAITRLVPLFPFNVLNYAFGLTRIPFWHYVTASFLFMLPACIAFIVFSSSLPQLLKGEASPALFAGAALIVAVMLLPAWYKKRATT from the coding sequence ATGGCAGTATCTAACCAGGCACCCGTGGCAACGGGGGCAACCGTCGGCAATGTCGGCGGTTGCACCGGATGCAACCTGTGTGTGAAAGAATGTGACTTCCTGCAGCGGACAGGAAACCCCAAGGAACTGGCGGGAGGAGGAGCGGAGTACGATCCCTTCGAGTGCACCCTTTGCGGGCTCTGCACCGCCGTTTGCCGGTTGGGGGTCGATCCCGCGGCGTTTTTCCTCGAGCGCCGGCGGGACCTCCGGGCAGCAAAGGGAGCCGACGACCCGCGACACGCTCCGCTCATCGCCTATGAACGGAGAGGCACCTCCCGGGCCTACACCTTTTACGGGCTGCCGGAGCACTGCAGCGTCGTCCTTTTCCCGGGATGCGCCCTCCCCGGTTCCCGTCCCGACATGGTGTGGAACGTGTACGAGGAGTTGAAGCGGACGGTTCCCGCTCTCGGCATCGTCCTCGACTGCTGCCTCAAGCCGTCGCACAGCCTGGGAAGAAGGGAAGAGTTCGGAGCCTCGTTCCGGGAGATCACGGACTACCTTTTGGAGAAAGGGATCAGGAAGGTGCTGGTCGCTTGTCCCAACTGCCAAAGGATCTTCAGCGAGTATGGCGGACCGTTGCAAGTGGAGACCGTCTATGAGGCTTTTGCCGGCACCCCCGGCGCACTTCCCGCGAACCGCTCTACCACCGTGGTGATTCACGACCCTTGCGTATCGAGGGAGATGAAGGCGATGCAGGACGCAGTCCGGGAACTCGCCGGACGCCGCGGGCTCCACGTTGAGGAAATGAAGCATGCGCGGCAAAGGACCCGGTGCTGCGGTCGCGGCGGGGGAGTCAACTTCGTCCGTCCCAAAGCACTGGAGGAGGCGGCCGCATCACGTGCCGCCGAAGCGGCGGGACGGCCGATCGTGACCTACTGCGCGGCATGTGCGGAAACATATCGCGGCACAACCGCGACCATGCACGTGCTCGACCTCTGGTTGGCGCCGGAACGGGCCATGGCCGGCAAGGCCAAGGTGTCGAGGGCTCCCTTCACCTACCTCAACCGGCTGGCATTGAAACGGAGATTTCGCAACAGTGGACATTTCGTCATCATGCGGGAAAGAGGAGGAAAAGAGGTGACTGCTGACGCCACCAAGCGGATCAAGGCCGGTACCATCCTGATCCTGATAGCCACAGCCGCGCTGCTGTTTCGGCTGGCCGGGGGGAGCCAGGCCTGCAACCCGGAAGCCCTGAAGCAGATGCTCCAGGGGCACGAGATACTGGGTCCGGTGGTCTTCATCCTTTTATACGGCATCACGCCGGTGCTCTTCCTGCCAGGCCTGCCGATGGCCATTGCTGCCGGCCTGCTGTTCGGCCCTCTTTGGGGAGTCGTCTACGCCATAACCGGAGCCACACTGGGAGCAACCGCATCCTTCCTGGTGGCGAGGTACCTGGCAAGGGACTGGGTGGTAGCCAAGCTGAGTGGGGAGATGTGGCAGAACCTCGACCAGAAGGTGGGTGAACAGGGATGGAAGATCGTCGCCATCACCCGACTGGTCCCCCTCTTCCCGTTCAATGTGCTCAATTACGCGTTCGGCCTGACCAGGATACCGTTCTGGCATTATGTCACAGCCAGTTTCCTCTTCATGCTGCCGGCCTGCATAGCCTTTATCGTGTTCTCCAGTTCGTTGCCACAGTTGCTGAAGGGAGAGGCTTCCCCGGCGCTCTTTGCAGGTGCCGCACTCATTGTTGCCGTCATGCTGCTGCCGGCTTGGTACAAAAAACGGGCAACGACGTGA
- a CDS encoding sulfurtransferase, whose amino-acid sequence MKESITRLLLTIAMLLLFAAGAYASPANQGYKGYVRGNALITAAELKRLIDSKDPNLIILAAENELEYRVGHIPGSFMVDRPDYEAPAETQNGITGNLINAEGFTKLARQLGINKGSKVVVYDTKYDATRLWWAFFYYGKTDVRVLDGGIKAWKDSGYETDFLGPERRNGGNFVAKVAYPRLRVDTPEIAALKDSPKGQLWDEREQKEFCGEELKKGAFRKGHIPWGKFANWELFKQKANKAEWVAAEEAAATLKKLGADPKKDQYFFCQSGVRSTQALFTFYLLGWSLDKLHNYDSSWIGWSKDPSLPIVTGCGTTPTVAAIR is encoded by the coding sequence ATGAAGGAATCAATCACCAGGCTTTTGTTGACTATTGCAATGTTATTGCTGTTTGCCGCCGGCGCTTATGCGTCCCCCGCAAATCAGGGGTACAAGGGGTATGTTCGGGGTAACGCCCTGATCACAGCAGCCGAGTTGAAACGCCTCATCGATTCCAAGGATCCCAACCTGATCATCCTTGCTGCCGAGAATGAACTTGAGTACCGCGTCGGGCATATTCCCGGTTCGTTCATGGTGGATCGTCCCGACTACGAAGCTCCGGCCGAAACTCAAAACGGCATCACCGGCAACCTCATCAATGCCGAAGGGTTCACCAAGCTGGCAAGGCAGCTCGGCATCAACAAGGGGTCCAAGGTCGTCGTTTACGACACCAAGTACGACGCGACCCGGCTTTGGTGGGCCTTCTTCTACTACGGCAAAACCGACGTAAGGGTGCTGGACGGCGGGATCAAAGCCTGGAAAGACAGCGGATACGAGACCGACTTTCTTGGTCCCGAAAGACGCAATGGCGGCAACTTCGTGGCCAAAGTCGCCTATCCGCGGTTAAGGGTCGATACACCGGAGATAGCGGCGCTCAAGGACTCGCCCAAGGGACAGCTTTGGGACGAGCGCGAACAAAAGGAATTCTGCGGCGAAGAACTGAAGAAAGGTGCCTTCCGCAAAGGGCACATTCCCTGGGGGAAATTCGCCAACTGGGAGCTCTTCAAGCAGAAGGCCAACAAGGCGGAGTGGGTAGCGGCTGAGGAAGCAGCCGCCACCCTCAAGAAACTCGGAGCGGATCCCAAGAAGGACCAGTACTTCTTCTGCCAGTCCGGCGTGCGTTCCACACAGGCACTGTTTACCTTTTATCTCTTGGGCTGGTCCCTGGACAAACTGCACAACTACGACAGTTCCTGGATTGGCTGGTCCAAGGATCCTTCCCTTCCCATCGTTACCGGCTGTGGCACCACGCCTACCGTAGCGGCCATCCGCTGA
- a CDS encoding chorismate mutase: MGIDDIRDEIDRLDGELLRIFNERASLALKIGEIKKGLDLPVYDPAREKRIFARMTSENKGPLDDQAIVRLFERVIDESRRLERIMTRGEQ; encoded by the coding sequence ATGGGCATTGACGACATCAGGGACGAGATAGACCGGCTGGACGGCGAACTGCTGCGCATCTTCAACGAGCGCGCCTCCCTCGCCCTCAAGATCGGCGAGATCAAGAAGGGGCTCGATCTTCCGGTCTACGACCCCGCCAGGGAAAAGCGGATCTTCGCCCGGATGACGTCGGAGAACAAGGGGCCGCTGGACGACCAGGCCATCGTGCGGCTCTTCGAGAGGGTGATCGACGAATCGCGCCGGCTTGAGCGCATCATGACCCGCGGCGAACAGTAA
- a CDS encoding lytic transglycosylase domain-containing protein, with protein MRVTSHRVFLAAILTVAALSWCIPAPARADIYKYEDPDGTVHFTDAPTDKRFKIFMRDIKKDKRLRTAFKLSGYARNPAEFEPIISSCSREYGVDSSLVKAVIHAESGYNPSAVSPKGAQGLMQLMPKTAQGLKVADSFNPSDNIRGGVRYLRFLLDTFKGNESLAVAAYNCGLNNVAKYGGIPPYPETQTYVSKVLSYRNSYR; from the coding sequence ATGCGTGTAACGTCACACCGAGTTTTTCTGGCAGCCATCCTGACCGTGGCCGCGCTGTCGTGGTGCATCCCGGCACCGGCTCGCGCCGATATATACAAGTACGAAGATCCCGACGGAACCGTTCATTTCACCGACGCCCCCACCGACAAGCGTTTCAAGATCTTCATGCGCGACATAAAGAAGGACAAGCGGCTTAGGACCGCCTTCAAGCTCTCCGGCTACGCCAGAAACCCCGCCGAGTTCGAACCCATCATCAGTTCCTGCTCGCGCGAGTATGGCGTCGACAGTTCGCTGGTGAAGGCGGTGATCCATGCCGAGAGCGGCTACAATCCGAGCGCGGTATCCCCCAAGGGAGCCCAGGGGCTGATGCAGCTCATGCCCAAGACCGCCCAGGGGCTCAAGGTCGCCGACTCCTTCAACCCGTCGGACAACATCCGCGGCGGGGTGCGTTACCTAAGGTTCCTCCTGGACACCTTCAAGGGGAACGAGTCCCTGGCCGTGGCTGCCTACAACTGTGGCCTGAACAACGTCGCCAAGTACGGCGGCATCCCCCCCTACCCCGAAACCCAGACCTACGTGTCCAAGGTACTAAGTTACCGGAACAGCTACAGATAG
- the nadB gene encoding L-aspartate oxidase — MKEKTDFLVIGSGIAGLSFALQAAAHGKVAVVTKRDIAESATNYAQGGIATVSSEEDTFDAHVQDTLVAGAGICHEDVVRMVVEEGPQVIRNLIDWGVQFTKSGDVYDLTREGGHSARRILHAEDITGREIERALVEAAKRHENITIYENHIAIDLVTESKVLKQKLEHNRCLGAHVMDKESGVVKTFAARITLLASGGAGKVYLYTCNPDVATGDGVAMAYRAGATIANMEFMQFHPTTLYHPNARSFLISEAVRGEGAVLKRRDGTAFMEKYHHLKDLAPRDIVARAIDNEMKTYGDDCVYLDIRHRGAEYITSRFPNIFQTCLEYGIDMTKEMLPVVPAAHYLCGGVQVDFNAETDIKHLYAIGEVAFTGLHGGNRLASNSLLEAAVYAGRAYEHAVQVLRAEEFSFPQIPEWDAGTATNSDEMVVVSQNWDEIRRFMWNYVGIVRSDKRLARAMRRIELIQDEIEEYYWNFIVTSDLIELRNIATVAQLIVACAQMRKESRGLNYNIDYPGVDDQNWKRDTHIKKKF; from the coding sequence ATGAAGGAGAAAACTGATTTTCTGGTGATCGGAAGCGGTATCGCGGGGCTTTCCTTCGCGCTGCAGGCCGCGGCCCACGGCAAGGTCGCGGTGGTCACCAAAAGGGATATTGCTGAGTCCGCCACGAACTACGCGCAGGGGGGGATCGCCACGGTCTCCTCGGAAGAGGACACCTTCGACGCGCACGTGCAGGACACCCTGGTCGCCGGCGCCGGCATCTGCCACGAGGACGTGGTGCGCATGGTGGTCGAGGAGGGGCCCCAGGTCATCCGCAACCTGATCGACTGGGGGGTGCAGTTCACCAAAAGCGGCGACGTCTATGACCTCACCCGCGAGGGGGGGCACAGCGCGCGGCGCATCCTGCACGCCGAGGACATCACCGGCCGCGAAATCGAGCGCGCCCTGGTCGAGGCGGCCAAGCGGCACGAGAACATCACCATCTACGAGAACCACATCGCCATCGACCTCGTCACCGAGTCGAAGGTGCTGAAGCAGAAACTGGAGCACAACCGCTGCCTCGGCGCCCATGTGATGGACAAGGAGTCCGGCGTGGTGAAGACCTTTGCCGCGCGCATCACGCTCCTCGCCTCCGGCGGCGCCGGCAAGGTGTATCTCTACACCTGCAACCCGGACGTGGCAACCGGCGACGGCGTCGCCATGGCCTACCGCGCCGGGGCGACCATCGCCAACATGGAATTCATGCAGTTCCATCCGACCACGCTGTACCACCCCAACGCGCGCTCCTTCCTGATCTCCGAGGCGGTGCGGGGCGAGGGGGCCGTCCTCAAGCGCCGTGACGGCACCGCCTTCATGGAGAAGTACCACCACCTGAAGGACCTGGCGCCGCGCGACATCGTGGCCCGCGCCATCGACAACGAGATGAAGACCTACGGCGACGACTGCGTGTACCTGGACATCAGGCACCGCGGCGCCGAGTACATCACCTCCCGCTTCCCCAACATCTTTCAGACCTGCCTCGAGTACGGCATCGACATGACCAAGGAGATGCTCCCGGTGGTCCCCGCGGCGCATTATCTCTGCGGTGGGGTACAGGTGGACTTCAATGCCGAGACCGACATCAAGCACCTCTACGCCATCGGCGAGGTCGCCTTCACCGGTCTGCACGGCGGCAACCGGCTGGCCAGCAACTCGCTTCTCGAGGCCGCCGTCTACGCGGGGCGCGCCTACGAGCACGCGGTGCAGGTTCTCAGGGCGGAGGAGTTCTCCTTCCCGCAGATCCCCGAGTGGGACGCCGGCACCGCGACCAACTCCGACGAGATGGTGGTGGTTTCCCAGAACTGGGACGAGATCCGCCGCTTCATGTGGAACTACGTCGGCATCGTGAGAAGCGACAAGCGTCTCGCGCGCGCCATGCGACGCATCGAGCTGATCCAGGACGAGATCGAGGAGTACTACTGGAACTTCATCGTCACCTCCGACCTGATCGAGCTTCGGAACATCGCCACCGTCGCCCAGCTGATCGTCGCCTGCGCGCAGATGCGCAAGGAGTCGCGCGGGCTCAACTACAACATCGATTACCCGGGCGTCGACGACCAGAACTGGAAGCGCGACACCCACATCAAGAAGAAGTTCTGA